In Armatimonadota bacterium, the genomic window ACTGCTCCAGCTCCTCGGCCAGCTCCGGCCCGCCGGAGACGACGAACCGGCCGTCGAACATGACATGGACGTAGGAGGGCCGGATGAAGTGCAGGATGCGCGAGTAGTGGGTGATCACCAGGATCCCCATCTGCCCGGCGGCCTGCTGGAACATCCGGGTCACGCCGTCGGCGACGATCTTCACCGAATCGATATCCAGTCCGGAATCGGTCTCGTCCATGATGGCGATCTCCGGTTCCAGCAGCGCCATCTGCAGGATTTCCGCGCGCTTCTTCTCGCCGCCGCTGAATCCTTCGTTCACATACCGGGTGACGATGGAGGGCTCGATGCGCAGCTCCTCCATCTTCTGGCGCAGCAGCTTCTGGAACTCGCCGACCGGCATCAGTTCCCGGTCATAGCCGCGGCGGGCGGAGACCGCGGTGCGCAGGAAGCTGGACATCGTGACCCCGGGGATACTCACCGGGTACTGGAAGGCGATGAACAGCCCCTTGCGCGCCCGCTCATCGGGACTCATCGCCAGCAGGTCCTCGCCCTTGTAGAGCACCTCCCCCTTCACCACCTGGTAGAAGGGGTTGCCCATCAGGACGTTGGCCAGCGTGGACTTCCCCGAGCCGTTGGGACCCATCAGGGCGTGAATCTCGCCCTTGCTGATGCTCAGGTTGGCCCCTTTCAGGATGACTTTGTCCTCCACCTGGACGGTGAGGTCCCGGATCTCCAGATCAGCCACGGTCGCCTCCAACGCTATTCTGGAGTAATTCAGTCAACAAATCCCAGGCCTATTGTGTCACCGGCCCCCCGAGGGTGTCAACCGGGACTGCGGCGGGCAGGCGAGGCCACAAGGCCCTCCAACCTCCGGCGCTCCTCCTCCGGCAGGAACGCGGCGCGGGCGGCGGCGGCCATGAAGTCGGCGAGGGCTCCGTCTCGCAAGGCCAGCGCCTGCGCCACCAGGGTGAGTTCCTGCGAGATGTCGGTACCCAGGAGCATCGGGTCGTCACTGTTGATCGTCACGGGGACGCCGGCATCGACCAGCCGACGGAGCGGATGGGCGGCCAGAGATCGCACCAGCCCCAGTCGGACGTTGCTGGTGGGGCAGATCTCCAGGGTGATCCGCTGGTCCCGGAGGTAGTCCAGCAGCCGGCGGTCCTCGACGGCGCGGATCCCGTGCCCGATGCGCCGGGCGCCGAGCTGGTAGATCGCCGTCCAGATGGAGCTGGGTCCGGCGAACTCTCCGGCGTGCACCGTGATGCCCAGCCCGCCCTCGCGGGCCAGGGCCAGCGGACGGGAGAAGAGACCGGGCGGATAGTTGGCCTCGTCGCCGGCCAG contains:
- the add gene encoding adenosine deaminase, with protein sequence MTGSGVAAIRALPKIELHLHLETSLRLRRLAERRAATEPSPAPLIADPARFAGYDRLRRMRYALRAGRVPDALYTADNIETITYELLCEAAAHGSRYVEVRVGGRRAFELLGMRRMLEAMARARTRAEVAVGIRSGIIVTMVRERGPEEAERRVREALDCRPCGVVGVDLAGDEANYPPGLFSRPLALAREGGLGITVHAGEFAGPSSIWTAIYQLGARRIGHGIRAVEDRRLLDYLRDQRITLEICPTSNVRLGLVRSLAAHPLRRLVDAGVPVTINSDDPMLLGTDISQELTLVAQALALRDGALADFMAAAARAAFLPEEERRRLEGLVASPARRSPG
- the sufC gene encoding Fe-S cluster assembly ATPase SufC: MADLEIRDLTVQVEDKVILKGANLSISKGEIHALMGPNGSGKSTLANVLMGNPFYQVVKGEVLYKGEDLLAMSPDERARKGLFIAFQYPVSIPGVTMSSFLRTAVSARRGYDRELMPVGEFQKLLRQKMEELRIEPSIVTRYVNEGFSGGEKKRAEILQMALLEPEIAIMDETDSGLDIDSVKIVADGVTRMFQQAAGQMGILVITHYSRILHFIRPSYVHVMFDGRFVVSGGPELAEELEQSGYEGIKAQFEVIAAEVADEGAVRRAGKVFWVVH